A genomic window from Cryobacterium sp. SO2 includes:
- a CDS encoding DUF4011 domain-containing protein — translation MAAPPSTDISLSLTVTPVLSYALAHNRINVVGRVGVDNRGPARREAVLRLEVLSAGDTVGTARDLLVDLAAERTATFTDVSLTVDPAAMLLIEEQRPATIHASLLVDGTVVAEAAEPIQLLAAQQWIAQPVDLALEMLSAHVLPNHPEVAVLLGEAAALLEARTGSASMPGYQSGAERVDQVVEAIFVAMRARGIRYATPPASWVDDGQKVRTPGEVLGTVAAGGASGGVGTCLDTVVVMAAALEQAGLHPLLWVVDGHAFLGYWREEETLGAPALTDVAEVINLLDLDLIRLVETTQVTNHGAGSPVTFAQAQRSPRVEWLSDLDSVIGVVDVVQARRTHILPLPARTVAGDGTVLVTEYRPAAAVPGGPAAPASTAQVTDAPAPVAADVTPPRVTPPRIDQWKNALLDLSLRNRLINFTERGALALTVPDQHLADVEDLITGGTGLTLLPSDRMATTDRERGIRFGRDLPADQLAAVLADKRAVYADVTDTAYATRLRALAYKARTVVQETGANNLYLAFGSLVWTVNDRELRSPLVLVPVVLEPAGRGGDYRVRLDEAGTSTPNYCLLERLRQQHNLSIPGLASPADDAAGIDLAGAFRATREALLAAGLPFRVEETLDLSILQFAKFRLWKDLDENWQTLAENSLVNHLVHTPTQPFVDPVPLPEPADLDALGAECPVPGDSSQLAAVAEAIAERTFVLEGPPGTGKSQTITNLLTRAVYEGKKVLFVAEKRAALQVVQARLTEVGMGPFALDLHDKATKPAAVRAQIRLALEHAVTVDGQGLKNDLDVLGTARRSLARYTDRLHEQNGAGLSFYSARTAQLTADDDVRALPLSADLPARITADELALLRRMLRDLPDVTDPVRPRPQHPWAFVTEPPAHPLDLVTVARAAAALDEALAGLPRADDPAGPSAAAAAVVAACASPTEFVTLSSLAAADRVPLSILDDTRTPAWAAAAEAAESATAAFAQAAHPALTVLEPGALRLDAAAIHRDAQAADASGFFGRRGRRKAVLARLAADLRPGAKLSLGTLSTVTGQLADSQAQLQALRAQVRAVDGVSIDDGWNPLVGDADHTGRDELGTRLAWLRWAGGTVASGHRELGADFVAALRDYLERTPEPDVPLSTALNRALLALQAVMTATGAGPAAVAGWAAGGGLVSVWSRGAGERDAQAPGLPSLSRWVALLEHLEPLTRLGLTAAHTAVLRGEVDADDAGLALEKGLADASVAERGSATTLDQFDAAAQNRSITRFTTSSGAVRRHLPTFIPYSVLRRRSIGAAADADGATPGTAPDTDTTARLGLLKRQLDRQRGGMGVRELMHEFGDLITDIMPCMLMSPESVARFFPAQAGLFDIVVFDEASQVRVSDAVGAMGRARSVVVVGDSKQMPPTSFAESAIGAGDDDGDTLEFVRDEESILSECVQAQVPSKWLSWHYRSQDESLIAFSNRAYYRDRLSSFPAPHHAAGTDAPADAAGAAGYGVSLRRVDGTFLRSGKGKNLRTNPVEAEAIVAEIVARFAADPEGVPSIGVITFNVQQRALIEGSLRDSGEDRIVHALESETDGLFVKNLENVQGDERDTILFSTAFSADASGRLPLNFGPLNLPGGERRLNVAITRARRQVIVFSSFAPADLRAEETISAGVKDLRAYLDLAAGGSDGLASPLRQSGALDRHREEIAQALRERGYAVQTDVGLSDFRVDLSVATGGAPEHPVMAVLLDGPSWAARRTVSDRDGLPVEVLSRLMGWPAVERVWMPEWLDDQDAVLARLAETLDALDAARQAHEAAALA, via the coding sequence GTGGCCGCACCTCCCTCCACTGACATCTCCCTGTCGCTCACTGTGACTCCCGTGCTCAGCTACGCCCTCGCGCACAACCGCATCAACGTGGTGGGCCGGGTGGGTGTCGACAACCGCGGACCGGCCCGGCGGGAGGCCGTGTTGCGGCTCGAGGTGCTGAGTGCCGGCGATACCGTCGGCACCGCGCGTGACCTGCTCGTCGACCTCGCCGCCGAACGCACCGCCACCTTCACGGATGTATCCCTCACCGTCGACCCCGCCGCCATGCTTCTCATCGAGGAGCAACGTCCGGCGACGATCCACGCCAGCCTGCTCGTGGACGGCACCGTCGTGGCCGAGGCCGCCGAGCCGATCCAGCTGCTCGCCGCCCAGCAGTGGATCGCCCAGCCGGTGGACCTGGCCCTGGAGATGCTCTCGGCGCACGTGCTGCCGAACCACCCCGAGGTCGCCGTACTGCTGGGCGAGGCCGCCGCACTGCTGGAGGCCCGCACGGGATCGGCATCGATGCCCGGCTACCAGTCCGGCGCGGAACGGGTGGACCAGGTGGTCGAGGCGATCTTCGTGGCCATGCGGGCCCGCGGCATCCGGTATGCCACCCCGCCGGCCAGCTGGGTCGACGACGGACAGAAGGTGCGCACGCCCGGCGAGGTGCTCGGCACCGTCGCCGCCGGCGGCGCGTCCGGTGGGGTCGGCACCTGCCTCGACACCGTCGTGGTGATGGCCGCGGCCCTCGAACAGGCCGGGCTGCACCCCCTGCTCTGGGTGGTCGACGGGCATGCGTTCCTCGGCTACTGGCGCGAGGAGGAGACCCTCGGGGCGCCTGCGCTCACCGACGTGGCCGAGGTGATCAACCTTCTCGACCTCGACCTGATCCGGCTCGTCGAGACCACCCAGGTCACCAATCACGGCGCCGGCAGCCCGGTCACCTTCGCGCAGGCGCAGCGCTCCCCCCGGGTGGAGTGGCTGAGCGACCTCGACAGCGTGATCGGCGTCGTCGACGTGGTGCAGGCGCGACGCACGCACATCCTGCCGCTGCCCGCCCGCACCGTGGCCGGTGACGGCACCGTGCTGGTCACCGAGTACCGGCCGGCCGCAGCCGTGCCCGGCGGGCCGGCCGCGCCCGCCAGCACGGCCCAGGTGACGGATGCCCCGGCGCCCGTCGCCGCCGACGTCACACCTCCCCGGGTAACCCCGCCCCGGATCGACCAGTGGAAGAACGCCCTGCTCGACCTCAGCCTGCGCAACCGGCTGATCAACTTCACCGAGCGCGGCGCCCTCGCGCTCACCGTGCCCGACCAGCACCTCGCCGATGTCGAAGACCTCATCACCGGCGGCACCGGGCTGACCCTGCTGCCCTCCGACCGGATGGCGACGACCGACCGGGAGCGCGGCATCCGGTTCGGCCGGGATCTGCCCGCCGACCAGCTGGCGGCGGTGCTCGCCGACAAGCGCGCCGTGTACGCGGACGTCACCGACACCGCCTACGCCACCCGGCTGCGCGCTCTGGCCTACAAGGCCCGCACCGTGGTGCAGGAGACCGGCGCCAACAATCTGTACCTGGCCTTCGGGTCGCTGGTCTGGACCGTGAACGACCGGGAGCTGCGCAGCCCCCTGGTGCTCGTGCCCGTTGTGCTCGAACCGGCCGGCCGGGGCGGCGACTACAGGGTGCGGCTCGACGAGGCCGGCACGTCCACGCCCAACTACTGCCTGCTCGAGAGGCTGCGCCAGCAGCACAATCTCAGCATCCCCGGGCTGGCCAGCCCGGCCGACGACGCCGCCGGGATCGACCTGGCCGGCGCGTTCCGGGCCACCCGCGAGGCCCTGCTGGCCGCGGGCCTGCCGTTCCGCGTCGAGGAGACCCTCGACCTGTCGATCCTGCAGTTCGCGAAGTTCCGGCTGTGGAAGGACCTCGACGAGAACTGGCAGACCCTGGCGGAGAACTCCCTGGTGAACCACCTCGTGCACACACCCACCCAGCCGTTCGTCGACCCGGTGCCGCTGCCGGAACCGGCCGATCTCGACGCTCTCGGCGCCGAATGCCCGGTGCCGGGCGACTCGTCGCAGCTCGCCGCGGTGGCCGAGGCCATCGCCGAGCGCACCTTCGTGCTCGAGGGCCCTCCGGGCACCGGCAAGTCGCAGACCATCACCAATCTGCTCACCCGCGCCGTGTACGAGGGCAAGAAGGTGCTGTTCGTGGCCGAGAAACGTGCCGCGCTGCAGGTGGTGCAGGCCCGCCTGACCGAGGTGGGCATGGGCCCGTTCGCGCTCGACCTGCACGATAAGGCCACCAAGCCGGCCGCCGTGCGCGCCCAGATCCGGCTGGCGCTCGAGCACGCCGTGACCGTGGACGGCCAGGGCCTCAAGAACGACCTCGACGTGCTCGGCACCGCCCGGCGCAGCCTGGCCAGGTACACCGACCGGCTGCACGAGCAGAACGGGGCCGGACTGTCGTTCTACTCCGCCCGCACCGCGCAGCTCACCGCCGACGATGACGTGCGCGCGCTGCCTCTGTCCGCCGACCTGCCCGCGCGCATCACGGCCGACGAGCTGGCCCTGCTGCGGCGGATGCTGCGGGACCTGCCGGACGTGACCGATCCGGTGCGGCCTCGGCCGCAGCATCCGTGGGCGTTCGTGACCGAGCCGCCCGCCCACCCGCTGGACCTGGTGACGGTGGCCCGGGCCGCGGCCGCGCTCGACGAGGCGCTGGCCGGGCTCCCCCGCGCCGACGACCCGGCCGGCCCGAGCGCAGCGGCCGCCGCCGTGGTGGCCGCGTGCGCGAGCCCCACCGAATTCGTCACCCTGAGCAGCCTCGCCGCCGCCGACCGGGTGCCGCTGAGTATCCTCGACGACACCCGCACCCCGGCCTGGGCCGCGGCAGCCGAGGCCGCCGAATCGGCCACGGCCGCGTTCGCGCAGGCGGCGCATCCGGCGCTGACCGTGCTCGAGCCCGGCGCGCTGCGACTGGACGCCGCGGCGATTCACCGCGACGCGCAGGCGGCGGATGCCTCGGGCTTCTTCGGCCGCCGCGGCCGCCGGAAGGCCGTGCTCGCCCGGCTGGCCGCCGACCTCAGGCCCGGCGCCAAGCTGTCCCTCGGCACCCTCTCCACCGTGACCGGTCAGCTCGCCGACAGCCAGGCTCAGTTGCAGGCACTGCGCGCCCAGGTGCGCGCCGTGGACGGCGTGAGCATCGACGACGGCTGGAACCCGCTGGTCGGCGACGCCGACCACACCGGCCGCGACGAGCTGGGCACCCGCCTCGCCTGGCTGCGCTGGGCGGGCGGCACCGTCGCCTCCGGACACCGGGAGCTCGGCGCCGACTTCGTGGCCGCGCTGCGCGACTACCTCGAGCGCACCCCCGAACCGGATGTGCCGCTCTCCACCGCTCTGAATCGTGCCCTGCTCGCGCTGCAGGCCGTGATGACGGCGACAGGGGCCGGCCCGGCCGCCGTCGCCGGCTGGGCTGCCGGCGGTGGTCTCGTGTCGGTCTGGTCGCGCGGCGCCGGCGAACGGGACGCCCAGGCGCCCGGGCTGCCCTCCCTCAGCCGCTGGGTGGCGCTGCTCGAGCACCTCGAGCCGCTCACCCGGCTCGGGCTCACGGCCGCGCACACCGCGGTGCTCCGCGGCGAGGTCGACGCCGACGACGCCGGACTGGCGTTGGAGAAGGGGCTCGCCGACGCATCCGTGGCCGAACGCGGCTCGGCCACCACCCTCGACCAGTTCGACGCGGCCGCACAGAACCGGTCGATCACCCGCTTCACCACGTCGTCCGGGGCGGTGCGCCGGCACCTGCCCACCTTCATCCCGTACAGCGTGCTGCGGCGGCGCAGCATCGGGGCCGCGGCCGACGCCGACGGCGCGACCCCCGGGACAGCCCCCGACACCGACACGACCGCGCGCCTCGGCCTGCTCAAACGCCAGCTCGACCGGCAGCGCGGCGGCATGGGCGTGCGCGAACTCATGCACGAGTTCGGCGACCTGATCACCGACATCATGCCCTGCATGCTGATGAGCCCGGAGTCCGTGGCCAGGTTCTTCCCCGCCCAGGCCGGCCTGTTCGACATCGTGGTCTTCGACGAGGCCTCCCAGGTGCGGGTGTCAGACGCCGTCGGCGCCATGGGCCGAGCCCGCTCGGTGGTCGTGGTGGGCGACAGCAAGCAAATGCCACCCACCTCGTTCGCCGAGTCCGCCATCGGCGCCGGCGACGACGACGGTGACACCCTCGAGTTCGTACGCGACGAGGAGTCGATCCTCTCCGAGTGCGTGCAGGCGCAGGTGCCCAGCAAGTGGCTCTCCTGGCACTACCGCAGCCAGGACGAGTCGCTGATCGCGTTCAGCAACCGGGCCTACTACCGCGACCGGCTCTCCTCGTTCCCGGCGCCGCATCACGCTGCGGGCACGGATGCCCCCGCCGACGCTGCGGGCGCCGCCGGCTATGGCGTCAGCCTCCGCCGGGTCGACGGCACCTTCCTGCGCAGCGGGAAGGGCAAGAACCTGCGCACCAACCCCGTCGAGGCCGAGGCCATCGTGGCCGAGATCGTCGCCAGGTTCGCGGCCGATCCCGAGGGCGTGCCGTCGATCGGCGTGATCACCTTCAACGTGCAGCAGCGGGCCCTCATCGAGGGGAGCCTGCGCGACAGTGGCGAGGACCGCATCGTGCACGCGCTGGAGAGCGAGACCGACGGCCTGTTCGTGAAGAACCTCGAGAATGTGCAGGGTGACGAACGCGACACCATCCTGTTCTCCACGGCGTTCAGCGCAGATGCCTCCGGCCGGCTGCCGCTGAACTTCGGCCCGCTCAACCTGCCGGGCGGCGAGCGCCGCCTGAACGTGGCGATCACCAGGGCCCGGCGTCAGGTGATCGTGTTCAGCAGCTTCGCGCCCGCCGATCTGCGCGCGGAGGAGACCATCTCGGCCGGGGTGAAGGACCTGCGCGCCTACCTCGACCTGGCCGCGGGCGGCTCGGACGGGCTCGCCAGCCCGCTGCGCCAGTCCGGGGCGCTGGACCGGCACCGGGAGGAGATCGCCCAGGCCCTGCGCGAGCGCGGCTACGCCGTGCAGACGGACGTGGGACTGTCCGACTTCCGGGTGGACCTCAGCGTGGCCACCGGCGGGGCCCCGGAGCATCCGGTTATGGCCGTGCTGCTCGACGGCCCCAGCTGGGCCGCCCGCCGCACAGTCTCCGACCGCGATGGCCTGCCCGTCGAGGTGCTCTCCCGGCTGATGGGCTGGCCCGCGGTGGAGCGGGTGTGGATGCCGGAGTGGCTGGACGACCAGGACGCCGTGCTCGCCCGCCTCGCCGAGACGCTCGACGCCCTCGACGCCGCCCGCCAGGCGCACGAGGCCGCCGCCCTGGCCTGA
- the rpsO gene encoding 30S ribosomal protein S15, with protein sequence MALEANAKKAIIEKYATHPGDTGSPEVQIAMLTQRILDLTEHLKEHKHDHHSRRGLLLLVGQRRRLLGYLSDVDINRYRSLIERLGLRR encoded by the coding sequence ATGGCACTCGAAGCTAATGCTAAGAAGGCGATCATCGAAAAGTACGCTACCCACCCAGGCGACACGGGTTCCCCCGAAGTCCAGATTGCTATGCTCACGCAGCGCATTCTCGACCTCACGGAGCACCTCAAAGAGCACAAGCACGACCACCACTCGCGTCGTGGCCTGCTCCTCCTGGTTGGTCAGCGTCGCCGCTTGCTCGGCTACCTGTCCGACGTGGACATCAACCGTTACCGCTCGCTCATCGAGCGTCTCGGCCTGCGCCGCTAG
- a CDS encoding FAD:protein FMN transferase: MTHTLTDPARTASRDWTLWSTTARLVVTDPAQIALASTLADALLADVDRAASRFRADSELQLAAGMLHQGVEVSNTLADLVRQALASAALTNGDVDPTLGYALDAVGYDRDIRLVEDHGVPVRAIVSRRPGWKSVSLVGNRLKVPAHLALDLGATAKAVAADWTATVISAALGCGVLLSLGGDIATAGPAPAGGWQVRVHDAPADPAATITLAAGMALATSSTQHRRWKMAGQSQHHILNPRTGRPAEPVWRSASVAAGSCHRANTLSTAAIVRGAAAVPWLTQLGVAARLVDAQGAVTLLGGWPAEPAGPVASAHTLVLRRATDTPSPYLDGAPLTHGQNRPVA, from the coding sequence ATGACCCACACTCTGACCGACCCCGCCCGCACGGCCTCCCGCGACTGGACCCTGTGGAGCACCACCGCCCGGCTGGTCGTCACCGACCCCGCCCAGATCGCCCTGGCCAGCACCCTCGCCGACGCGCTCCTGGCCGACGTCGACCGGGCGGCGAGCCGCTTCAGGGCCGACTCCGAACTCCAGCTCGCCGCCGGCATGCTGCACCAGGGCGTCGAGGTGAGCAACACCCTGGCCGACCTGGTGCGCCAGGCGCTCGCCTCCGCGGCCCTCACCAACGGCGACGTCGACCCCACCCTCGGCTACGCGCTCGACGCCGTCGGCTACGACCGCGACATCCGCCTGGTCGAAGACCACGGCGTGCCCGTGCGCGCGATCGTGTCGCGCCGGCCCGGCTGGAAGAGCGTGTCGCTGGTGGGCAACCGGCTCAAGGTGCCCGCGCACCTGGCGCTCGATCTCGGCGCCACCGCCAAGGCCGTGGCCGCCGACTGGACCGCCACGGTGATCAGCGCCGCGCTCGGCTGTGGCGTGCTGCTCAGCCTCGGCGGCGACATCGCCACCGCCGGCCCGGCCCCGGCCGGCGGCTGGCAGGTGCGGGTGCACGATGCCCCGGCCGACCCGGCCGCGACCATCACCCTCGCCGCCGGCATGGCCCTGGCCACCTCGAGCACCCAGCACCGGCGGTGGAAGATGGCCGGGCAGTCCCAGCACCACATCCTCAACCCGCGCACCGGGCGGCCCGCCGAGCCGGTCTGGCGCAGCGCCAGCGTCGCCGCCGGCAGCTGCCACCGGGCCAATACCCTGAGCACGGCCGCGATCGTGCGCGGCGCGGCCGCCGTGCCGTGGCTCACCCAGCTCGGCGTGGCCGCGCGCCTCGTCGACGCGCAGGGCGCCGTGACCCTTCTCGGCGGCTGGCCCGCCGAACCGGCCGGGCCGGTCGCATCCGCCCACACCCTCGTGCTGCGGCGAGCCACCGACACGCCGTCGCCCTATCTGGACGGCGCCCCGCTCACCCACGGCCAGAACAGACCAGTGGCCTGA
- a CDS encoding ferric reductase-like transmembrane domain-containing protein, which produces MDEAFWALGRGTGVVALVLFTLSVLLGILTRSGRPLFTVPRFSITLIHRNVSVLATVFILIHMLSLLADSYAQLTVVDLVFPFLGAYRPVWLGLGTVAVDLLIAVVATSLLRRHVGQRVFRVVHWSTYLMWPIALAHSLGTGTDAGQAWFLALAAACTVAVLAAVAWRVTAGFVEYRSVRRAEQFVNDLHILTARSGQAPASARLDPHRSPHHLSPPVGRRP; this is translated from the coding sequence ATGGACGAGGCATTCTGGGCCCTCGGCCGCGGCACCGGTGTGGTGGCCCTCGTGCTGTTCACCCTCTCGGTGCTGCTGGGCATCCTCACCCGGTCAGGCCGGCCGCTGTTCACGGTGCCGCGGTTCTCGATCACCCTGATCCACCGCAACGTGTCGGTGCTGGCCACGGTGTTCATCCTCATCCATATGCTCTCGCTGCTGGCCGACTCCTATGCCCAGCTCACCGTCGTCGACCTGGTGTTCCCGTTCCTCGGCGCCTACCGGCCGGTCTGGCTGGGCCTGGGCACCGTGGCGGTCGATCTCCTCATTGCCGTCGTGGCCACCAGCCTGTTGCGCCGGCACGTCGGCCAGCGGGTCTTCAGGGTCGTGCACTGGTCGACCTACCTGATGTGGCCCATCGCGCTCGCGCATTCCCTCGGCACCGGCACGGATGCGGGCCAGGCCTGGTTCCTGGCCCTCGCGGCGGCCTGCACCGTCGCCGTGCTCGCCGCGGTGGCCTGGCGGGTCACCGCCGGGTTCGTCGAATACCGGTCGGTCCGCCGGGCCGAGCAGTTCGTGAACGACCTGCACATCCTCACCGCACGCAGCGGCCAGGCGCCCGCATCTGCTCGTCTAGACCCCCATCGTTCCCCGCATCACCTGAGCCCCCCGGTTGGGAGAAGACCATGA
- a CDS encoding NADH-ubiquinone oxidoreductase-F iron-sulfur binding region domain-containing protein: MTIVTDAPRQSPNDPDPIPAPLGTSRLTRAAAPDLGHHLAVYGALPAVTGSAELLETLRAAGLEGRGGAGFPAWRKLAAVPAAARSRAVVIGNAAEGEPLSIKDATLLRTAPHLVIDGLLSVAAAVNAAEAYLYAPAALLPHLGRALAERSDAGGVQMRAAAESFVSGEASAVVNALAGRPAVPRDGAIRLTTSGLGKRPTLLHNIETLAQIALIVRFGATWFRSLGTATDPGTRLVTVSRGLSAAGVAASTTVPRADNCVPRTGRTSPLRQQLGTEADAPGHATATVPTATVLEVVGGSSIDEVLRFAGVDPSAVAAVLVGGYHGAWLPGEALHTGLDRASLAPFGANPGAGILFALETGRCPLTLAAAIADYLAGESAGQCGPCVNGLPAMAGVLGRLAAGDRDPRLPGEVARLAALVTGRGSCHHPDGTARFVLSTLTVFEADVAAHLHGSCAKAHS; this comes from the coding sequence ATGACCATCGTCACCGACGCCCCACGGCAGAGTCCGAACGACCCCGATCCCATCCCGGCCCCGCTCGGCACGTCCCGGCTCACCCGGGCGGCCGCGCCCGACCTCGGGCATCACCTGGCGGTCTACGGCGCCCTCCCGGCCGTGACCGGCTCCGCGGAGCTGCTCGAGACCCTTCGCGCCGCCGGGCTCGAGGGTCGCGGCGGCGCCGGGTTCCCGGCCTGGCGCAAGCTCGCCGCCGTGCCGGCCGCGGCTCGCAGCCGCGCCGTGGTGATCGGCAACGCCGCAGAGGGCGAGCCGCTGAGCATCAAGGACGCCACCCTGCTGCGCACCGCCCCGCACCTGGTCATCGACGGACTGCTCAGCGTCGCCGCCGCGGTCAACGCCGCGGAGGCCTACCTCTATGCACCGGCCGCGCTGCTGCCGCACCTGGGCCGAGCCCTGGCCGAACGATCGGATGCCGGGGGCGTGCAGATGCGGGCCGCGGCCGAGAGCTTCGTCTCCGGCGAGGCATCCGCGGTGGTCAACGCCCTCGCCGGGCGCCCCGCCGTGCCCCGCGACGGGGCGATCCGCCTCACCACCTCCGGGCTGGGCAAGCGGCCCACCCTGCTGCACAACATCGAGACCCTCGCCCAGATCGCCCTCATCGTGCGGTTCGGGGCCACCTGGTTCCGGTCCCTCGGAACGGCGACAGACCCCGGCACCCGCCTGGTCACCGTGAGTCGGGGCCTGTCCGCGGCCGGCGTCGCCGCGAGCACAACTGTTCCCCGTGCGGACAATTGCGTCCCGCGCACCGGGCGCACTAGTCCGCTTCGGCAACAGTTGGGCACCGAGGCGGATGCGCCCGGCCACGCCACCGCGACGGTGCCAACCGCGACGGTGCTCGAGGTCGTCGGCGGCAGCAGCATCGACGAGGTCCTCCGGTTCGCCGGGGTCGACCCGAGCGCCGTGGCGGCCGTGCTCGTGGGCGGCTATCACGGCGCCTGGCTGCCGGGGGAGGCCCTGCACACGGGCCTGGACCGCGCCAGTCTGGCTCCGTTCGGCGCGAACCCGGGCGCGGGCATCCTGTTCGCCCTCGAGACGGGCCGGTGCCCGCTCACCCTCGCCGCGGCGATCGCCGACTACCTCGCCGGCGAAAGCGCCGGCCAGTGCGGACCGTGCGTGAACGGACTGCCGGCCATGGCCGGGGTGCTCGGCCGCCTCGCCGCCGGGGACCGCGACCCGCGCCTGCCCGGCGAGGTCGCCCGCCTCGCCGCCCTGGTCACCGGGCGCGGCTCCTGCCACCACCCGGACGGCACCGCCCGCTTCGTGCTGAGCACCCTCACGGTGTTCGAGGCCGATGTCGCCGCGCACCTGCACGGCAGCTGCGCCAAGGCGCACTCATGA
- a CDS encoding ferredoxin: MSARMLDSTGRLAQATERSALAVLHIDWTACDGRGLCTELLPDLLHRDDWGYPLALGYGSDVPVPGALGAAATDAVSLCPRLALTLRDPVRNLSRDPAREP; the protein is encoded by the coding sequence ATGAGCGCCCGGATGCTCGACTCGACCGGACGCCTCGCGCAGGCCACGGAACGGTCTGCCCTCGCGGTGCTGCACATCGACTGGACCGCCTGCGACGGCCGGGGCCTCTGCACCGAGCTGCTGCCCGACCTGCTGCACCGCGATGACTGGGGCTACCCGCTGGCCCTGGGCTACGGCTCCGACGTGCCGGTGCCCGGCGCGCTCGGGGCCGCCGCCACCGACGCGGTCTCCCTCTGCCCCCGACTGGCCCTCACCCTCCGCGACCCCGTGCGCAACCTCTCCCGCGACCCCGCCCGCGAGCCGTGA
- a CDS encoding fructosamine kinase family protein, which translates to MNDFGDALDGAPLGGDPRGFDKRRHGAPSGFFEAEAAGLVWLAVPGGVRTAQVIDLEPGHIVLETIDEVPPTAAAARVFGAELSVTHSAGASAFGAPPDNWSGPLFIGNRSLPTAFDRTWGAFYARYRVLPYLDIALDVGGITARQSEAVHAACARIEAGDFDDGAPPARLHGDLWTGNVLWSADGVVLIDPAAHGGHRETDLAMLALFGCPFLEEITAGYESAAPLKPGWRARTPLHQLHPLAVHAAGHGAAYGRALEQAAEAVLELPATARPDDSE; encoded by the coding sequence ATGAACGACTTCGGCGATGCTCTCGACGGCGCTCCACTCGGCGGCGATCCCCGGGGCTTCGACAAACGCCGACACGGCGCGCCCTCCGGCTTCTTCGAGGCCGAGGCAGCCGGCCTGGTCTGGCTGGCGGTGCCCGGGGGAGTGCGCACGGCGCAGGTGATCGACCTGGAGCCCGGCCACATCGTGCTCGAGACCATCGACGAGGTGCCGCCCACCGCCGCTGCCGCCCGCGTGTTCGGCGCCGAACTCTCGGTGACCCACTCGGCGGGAGCGTCGGCGTTCGGAGCCCCGCCCGACAACTGGAGCGGCCCGTTGTTCATCGGCAACCGCAGCCTCCCGACCGCGTTCGACCGCACCTGGGGCGCGTTCTACGCGCGTTACCGGGTGCTGCCCTACCTCGACATCGCCCTCGACGTCGGCGGTATCACGGCCCGGCAGTCCGAGGCCGTGCACGCGGCCTGTGCGCGGATCGAGGCCGGCGACTTCGACGACGGAGCCCCGCCGGCCCGGCTGCACGGAGACCTGTGGACCGGCAACGTACTCTGGTCGGCCGACGGTGTCGTGTTGATCGACCCCGCCGCCCACGGCGGCCACCGCGAGACCGACCTGGCGATGCTGGCCCTGTTCGGCTGCCCCTTCCTCGAGGAGATCACCGCGGGCTACGAGTCGGCGGCGCCGCTCAAACCGGGGTGGCGGGCGCGTACGCCGCTGCACCAGCTGCATCCGCTGGCCGTGCACGCCGCGGGCCACGGCGCGGCCTACGGGCGCGCGCTCGAGCAAGCCGCCGAGGCGGTGCTGGAACTGCCGGCGACCGCCCGGCCCGACGACTCCGAGTAG
- a CDS encoding type 1 glutamine amidotransferase domain-containing protein, giving the protein MTTTELTGKRIAFLLTDGYEDSELSSPWQAVTDAGATAVLVSPATETVTGKKGHSQYVDLAVTDAKAADFDALVLPGGVVNADHLRLDTDAIAFTRDFFSAHKPVSAICHAAWILIEAGVIDGRTLTSYPSLKTDLQNAGAIWVDEEVVVDQGLVSSRTPADLPAFNAKVIEEVREGAHAGQTT; this is encoded by the coding sequence ATGACGACGACCGAACTCACCGGCAAGCGCATCGCATTCCTGCTCACCGACGGTTACGAGGACAGCGAGCTGAGCAGCCCCTGGCAGGCTGTGACGGATGCCGGCGCCACCGCCGTGCTCGTCTCCCCCGCCACCGAGACGGTCACAGGCAAGAAGGGTCACTCGCAGTATGTCGACCTGGCGGTGACCGACGCGAAGGCCGCAGACTTCGACGCACTCGTGTTACCCGGCGGCGTCGTGAACGCCGACCACCTCCGCCTGGACACCGACGCGATCGCCTTCACCCGCGACTTCTTCAGCGCGCACAAGCCGGTCTCGGCCATCTGCCACGCCGCCTGGATCCTCATCGAGGCCGGCGTGATCGACGGGCGCACCCTCACGTCGTATCCGAGTCTGAAGACCGACCTGCAGAACGCCGGCGCCATCTGGGTCGATGAGGAGGTCGTGGTGGACCAGGGTCTCGTTTCCAGCCGCACCCCCGCCGATCTGCCGGCATTCAACGCGAAGGTGATCGAAGAGGTGCGGGAAGGCGCTCACGCCGGCCAGACCACCTAG